cacaataaacactaataacaaaaaattataacagATATTATTAGTTTACATTTCTCAAAAAATACtcagaaaaataacaataatctacaattagaaaaataatcttaacaataataaaaatagtattttttatcaaaatattaataaaaagaattgaatcaaaatcaattaaaaatcaattgtAATACTAATGTTAAGGTTTTAGCCAAGTCAATAACTcttaacaaaagtaaaaaatataaataaattaaaggataaaaatgatttaagatctaatttgattttaaacaatgtaattaattatctttataaacttataaaatttaaaaattgatctaaatattatatttatgacaaattaagttaaattttgtatgcatgtaaaattcacaaaaataaaatctgaagTTTCCGATATTACCTCCATGGCTAAGACTGATCCACCGTTCAAGAAATCCAAAATTTGACAAGAATCCTCGTCTAGGGCAATGATGATGTTATGGAAGGTACAGATGAGCTCGGTAATAATGGGCTGCCAAACAGTCCATGATTGTGGCCCATGATTTACAAGTATATATCTTTTTTCAATGTCTATTTTATATCTCACTATTTAGCAATTTTGTACCACTGATATTGGACAGGGTAGAAAATCCTACACCCATGATATATGTTGATACCAGAATTTCCCATcgaatttttatcttttttcagTGTCCACACAACTTGTTTTGTTGTTCTTGTCGTCCTCGGTGACCATCATATATTTATATCCCAACTAGTTATGCAAACTTAAAGAGTATTTTTGTTGAGATCAGACAGAATCGTAGGAATGAGAATCTGAACAAATCTTTATGCCCCGTCCATGTCAAATTAGATACTTTTGTTGATTTATGtggaatatatataaaaaaaacatcaaaatctcATCTTAAAATTGCAAATTAAAGCCCCTAATAAAGGAAGAGTAGTGTCATTAAACTCTTTCCGGAAAAagaataaagtatttttttaaaataaaataataaaagggataatttaataaacaaaccAATACCGTGCGCGCTTTCCATTTGCGTTGTTTAGCAGCCTCATTAAGTAAAACGTGAATTCAGGCAAATATCTGAATTTTTCAATAGTTTAATGAAAAGGAAAGggaaaaaagaattattaaaagACGAGTTCAATCAAATGTTGTTTTATGTCTTGAAACGGATttttaggaagaaaaaaaaaagaaaaaaaaaagacatcgTGGATTGGGTAGCTAAATAAGCTGCGGAGACAAGGGAAGAAAAACCTGGTGTATGAGAAAACAAATGAGGTCGGAATGAAATTGAAATGCGGGCGAAATGCAAATTGGGGCGAAATGAAattcttattaaattaaattcacgCGTAGGAGTCATGAAATCCGTGTAGTAGTCATCGTCGTGGATGTAGAGAGAGAAATCATAGAGAGAAAcagagcttttttttttcttctcgtTGTTGCTCTTGTTGGAGAGAGAGAGTGAATCTTGGAGAGATAAGCGCCTGCTCCTTCGGCATTTCCGTCAGACAAAGTTAACACTTCCAAGACCGACGCTGCTATTATTAATCAATTCAATTGAATTCGCCTCTTCACCATTTCTTATTCTAGATGAACACTGCCAAGGTAATGAATCAGTGAATCTCGATGACGATGATGATAATTTCGCAACTCGGTCTATCTCGGTTACTTCAATTGTGATGATGATTGTTGTTATTGTGGTGTGCGGTTGCAGATTTTGATTGGAAGTGGAATTTGAAGGTGAAGCAGAATGGGTGAAAACGAAGAAGCGACCAATGACATGATGCAGAGGCTTCACTGTTCTTCGTTTCTGAAACAGCCGTTGAACATGGAGCAACTCAGCATCCCGCAGTTCAATCCCTCTCAAATGCGCGCCAGGCATCAGCATCAGTTCGACGGTGGGAACAGTAACAAGCGCGCGGGTATACCACCTTCGCACCCGCACCAGATCCCGCCCATTTCGCCCTACTCTCAGATCCCGGTGACGCGTCAGCAGCAAATGGGGTCGCACAACATTTCCCCTACACCCACCCACACGCGATCACTCTCGCAACCTTCCTTTTTCTCCCTCGATTCCCTCCCTCCCCTCAGCCCTTCCCCCTTCCGAGACTCCTCCTCTACGTCTGTCTCAGAAGCTGCTGACGTCTCCATGGAAGATCGTGACGTCACTTCTCATTCTCTCTTGCCACCCTCACCTTTCACCAGAACACTCAACACCTCAACCAACAGCCATTTACCTTTACCCCCTCGCAAAGCACATAGGCGCTCTAACAGTGATATTCCGTTTGGGTTTTCCACCGTTTTGCAATCTTCGCCCCCGCTTATTCCTCTCCGGGGCAGAGAAAACCCCGTTTTGGCGAAACCTGCTCAATTGGTCAAAAGAGAAACACCGTGGGACAGGGGTGTTGACCACAGTAATGTAGAGGGATCCGGGGAGAAGAAATCCCCGGAAGGGGAAGTTGTGGATGATCTTTTCTCTGCTTACATGAATTTAGATAGCTTTGATGCGTTGAACTCTTCTGGTACCGATGACAAAAACGGGACTGAAAATCGTGATGATTTGGATAGTAGAGCGAGTGGGACCAAGACTAATGGTGGTGACAGCAGTGATAATGAAGCTGAGAGTAGTGTTAATGAGAGTGGGGATGGTGCGGCGAGGCAGGGAGGGAGTGAGAAGAGGGAGGGGATGAAGAGGAGTGCGGGTGGGGAGATTGCACCCACCACCAGGCACTATAGGAGTGTGTCCATGGATAGCTTCATTTCGAAGTTGAACTTTGGTGATGAGTCGCCGAAGCTGCCACCGTCGCCGGGGCCGAAAACTGGTTTGATTTCGCCGGGTGGTGGAGTTGATGGCAATTCATCGGCCTTCAGCTTGGAGTTTGGAAATGGGGAGTTTAGTGGGCCTGAATTGAAGAAAATTATGGCCAATGAAAAACTTGCTGAGATTGCCTTGACCGATCCAAAGCGTGCAAAAAGGTGTTGATGTTGAACCATTAGCTAGTAAACATACTAACGTAAATGATCCATGGCACCAGTTGACTGATTGATTAGGTTTTGGGGTGATTTTCAGGATTTTGGCCAACCGGCAATCGGCTGCACGATCCAAAGAGCGGAAGATGCGGTACATATCAGAGCTAGAGCATAAGGTTCAGACACTTCAGACGGAAGCCACCACACTATCTGCACAACTTACTCTTTTACAGGTGGGAGCCTAACCTGTTTGTGTTGGTAATTTAATGATTAGTACTGTGACCACCATGGCTTTACTTTCTAATTTGATTGAATTCGTCCTAATTATGTGAACGCAGAGAGATTCTGCTGGACTTACTAACCAGAATAGCGAGTTGAAGTTTCGCCTTCAATCCATGGAACAACAAGCAAAGCTCCGAGATGGTATTAGTGCCCTTTCATTcgtattttttcattttttctctccattttgttttattgatcTGTGCTAGGTATCAGTAGTTAATTTTTCACTTATAGTATTGGTTGATCTAGTCTTCacattttagattatatttcATCTCAACGTGCATGGTGAATACTTCTTGCGAAAGAGTGCAAGAGTAGGGGTGAAAGAATTCTGCAGATGGCTTGTAAAGTGGAGGAAACAACATGCAATTGTCAATAAAATGGCCATTGTTTACTTGTATGATACTTAAGATTGAGAAGGTATTAAGTATGGACAGTAGTGTATAGAACTCGTTCGCGTAGCTCCTTCAAGTTGTTGCGGT
The Vigna angularis cultivar LongXiaoDou No.4 chromosome 5, ASM1680809v1, whole genome shotgun sequence genome window above contains:
- the LOC108340534 gene encoding bZIP transcription factor 29 isoform X1, translated to MGENEEATNDMMQRLHCSSFLKQPLNMEQLSIPQFNPSQMRARHQHQFDGGNSNKRAGIPPSHPHQIPPISPYSQIPVTRQQQMGSHNISPTPTHTRSLSQPSFFSLDSLPPLSPSPFRDSSSTSVSEAADVSMEDRDVTSHSLLPPSPFTRTLNTSTNSHLPLPPRKAHRRSNSDIPFGFSTVLQSSPPLIPLRGRENPVLAKPAQLVKRETPWDRGVDHSNVEGSGEKKSPEGEVVDDLFSAYMNLDSFDALNSSGTDDKNGTENRDDLDSRASGTKTNGGDSSDNEAESSVNESGDGAARQGGSEKREGMKRSAGGEIAPTTRHYRSVSMDSFISKLNFGDESPKLPPSPGPKTGLISPGGGVDGNSSAFSLEFGNGEFSGPELKKIMANEKLAEIALTDPKRAKRILANRQSAARSKERKMRYISELEHKVQTLQTEATTLSAQLTLLQRDSAGLTNQNSELKFRLQSMEQQAKLRDALNEALTAEVQRLKLATAELSGDSHGSSCLIPQHSVNPLMFQQQQPPTASQQNIHLQHQQQQQQHHQNGNGNSNSDIKQ
- the LOC108340534 gene encoding bZIP transcription factor 29 isoform X2 — its product is MGENEEATNDMMQRLHCSSFLKQPLNMEQLSIPQFNPSQMRARHQHQFDGGNSNKRAGIPPSHPHQIPPISPYSQIPVTRQQQMGSHNISPTPTHTRSLSQPSFFSLDSLPPLSPSPFRDSSSTSVSEAADVSMEDRDVTSHSLLPPSPFTRTLNTSTNSHLPLPPRKAHRRSNSDIPFGFSTVLQSSPPLIPLRGRENPVLAKPAQLVKRETPWDRGVDHSNVEGSGEKKSPEGEVVDDLFSAYMNLDSFDALNSSGTDDKNGTENRDDLDSRASGTKTNGGDSSDNEAESSVNESGDGAARQGGSEKREGMKRSAGGEIAPTTRHYRSVSMDSFISKLNFGDESPKLPPSPGPKTGLISPGGGVDGNSSAFSLEFGNGEFSGPELKKIMANEKLAEIALTDPKRAKRILANRQSAARSKERKMRYISELEHKVQTLQTEATTLSAQLTLLQRDSAGLTNQNSELKFRLQSMEQQAKLRDDYISSQRAW